In Candidatus Aenigmatarchaeota archaeon, one DNA window encodes the following:
- a CDS encoding isoprenylcysteine carboxylmethyltransferase family protein, whose translation MVPQHKPSFKNNTLPRLLLLAILSIPFIFFSEFYAHFRAYLTGNIITQVIVGNWPVVILSALLFIAFLIPLSYRRKANWAEYGLATAFFVSLFVEMYGIPLTLLFASRFFYSPEISLPGDFAHVSLPGFSFSMDLAMTYGAGLMVLGGTLIIAGWVTLYRSVRKNKLVTGGIYAYSRHPQYLGFILIILGWLFGWPTILTLIFSPILIYMYLRASIREEEEMEKISDYKRYRERVPFFI comes from the coding sequence ATGGTGCCACAGCATAAACCAAGTTTCAAAAATAATACCCTTCCACGCCTCCTCCTTCTCGCCATTCTCTCAATACCCTTCATTTTCTTCTCCGAGTTCTATGCGCACTTCAGGGCATACCTGACCGGAAACATCATAACGCAGGTCATTGTAGGAAACTGGCCAGTGGTTATTCTCAGCGCCCTTCTCTTTATTGCCTTCCTCATTCCCCTTTCTTACAGGCGGAAAGCCAACTGGGCAGAGTACGGCCTTGCAACCGCATTCTTCGTCTCGCTCTTTGTCGAGATGTACGGAATCCCCCTCACGCTACTTTTCGCCTCCCGCTTCTTCTACTCCCCCGAAATTTCGCTCCCAGGCGACTTCGCGCATGTGTCCCTTCCCGGCTTTTCATTTTCGATGGACCTTGCCATGACTTACGGGGCGGGGCTTATGGTTCTTGGCGGCACGCTCATAATCGCCGGCTGGGTGACTCTCTACAGGAGCGTCAGGAAAAACAAGCTCGTGACAGGCGGAATCTACGCCTATTCGCGCCACCCCCAGTATCTGGGCTTTATCCTGATTATTTTGGGATGGCTTTTCGGCTGGCCGACAATCCTTACCTTAATCTTCTCGCCAATACTGATTTACATGTACCTTCGGGCAAGCATCAGGGAAGAGGAGGAAATGGAAAAAATCTCTGACTACAAAAGGTATCGGGAAAGAGTGCCTTTTTTTATATAA
- a CDS encoding NAD(P)-dependent oxidoreductase → MKKVAITGAEGTIGNVLREGLKKDYEIVSIDIGGTPAVDTANYKELYEAVDGADAIIHLAWDTEKENFRSGQINPDNVQMIYNVYQIATEKGIPRVITASSVHADNFYEWKGPGLLSAQRPNQVPDSPYGASKAFMEALGKYYSKKGLEVVAVRFGGINPENVPPAEAEDRIGKYERLVWLSHGDCVDLIKKCLEEPIPGNFAAIYAVSENEGKVHDTSNPVGWAPKDSAQTFGK, encoded by the coding sequence ATGAAAAAAGTAGCAATAACCGGGGCCGAAGGCACTATTGGGAATGTTCTAAGGGAAGGGCTTAAGAAAGATTATGAAATAGTTTCCATCGACATTGGAGGCACCCCTGCGGTTGATACCGCAAATTATAAAGAACTTTATGAGGCGGTGGACGGCGCAGACGCCATCATTCACCTCGCCTGGGACACCGAGAAAGAAAACTTCAGAAGCGGCCAGATAAACCCCGACAACGTGCAGATGATTTATAACGTTTACCAAATTGCAACAGAAAAAGGTATCCCTAGGGTAATTACTGCAAGTTCGGTTCACGCCGACAATTTCTATGAGTGGAAAGGGCCTGGGCTTCTTTCAGCCCAAAGGCCAAACCAGGTTCCGGACAGCCCATACGGCGCAAGCAAAGCATTCATGGAAGCTCTTGGTAAGTACTACTCCAAAAAAGGCCTTGAAGTAGTGGCAGTTCGATTTGGAGGAATCAATCCGGAAAACGTGCCTCCTGCAGAAGCCGAGGATAGAATCGGCAAATACGAGCGTCTGGTCTGGCTTAGCCACGGAGACTGCGTGGACCTTATCAAGAAATGCCTTGAGGAGCCAATACCCGGAAACTTTGCGGCCATTTACGCAGTTTCGGAAAACGAGGGAAAAGTCCACGACACGTCAAACCCTGTGGGATGGGCTCCAAAGGACTCTGCCCAGACCTTTGGAAAATAA
- a CDS encoding DEAD/DEAH box helicase: MVMDKFKKLGIRDDLLVILKEAEITVPTEIQEKTIPMALKGQDIIAASYTGSGKTLAFGLPMIESIEKGKGLQGLVLTPTRELANQVSETLKKFAKAKKLKVASIYGGVSFDPQVKALESAEIAVATPGRMLDHIDRGTVDLREVFILVLDEADLMLDMGFLPDVEDIIYECPEDRQTMLFSATMPYEIEGLSKRFLCEPTRISAGDYVDPKKLKQIYYDVYPDNLKFSLLAHLLKEEHPGLVMIFCNTRRNVDFVSENLKALGIEALPIHGGFTQNKRDTVMEKFHSKKVGVLVCTDVAARGLDVKGVSHVYNYDSPKDAKEYVHRAGRTARAGKEGMVINLVSGRDTDNFRQVLKEYEFEIAETKMPYVERIRSIRTGDQRGGRFDSRGGRFGGKDQGYRSEGGRPGDDRGSRGGSYGRSSYGDRSGPRGGFSSGRSGGNPVGFRPSGNGGPRTGGKRTFRQGGEARAPPEIKRGKARRPTHQKRVYRGRK; encoded by the coding sequence ATGGTGATGGACAAGTTTAAAAAACTGGGGATTCGCGATGATCTTCTGGTTATTTTGAAGGAAGCTGAAATCACTGTGCCTACAGAGATTCAGGAAAAGACAATTCCCATGGCGCTAAAGGGACAGGATATTATTGCCGCTTCCTATACGGGATCGGGAAAAACTCTTGCCTTCGGCCTGCCAATGATAGAGTCCATTGAGAAGGGAAAGGGCCTGCAGGGGCTTGTGCTTACTCCCACAAGGGAGCTTGCAAACCAGGTGTCGGAAACCCTGAAGAAATTTGCAAAGGCCAAGAAACTGAAAGTCGCCTCTATTTACGGTGGCGTTTCCTTTGACCCGCAGGTTAAAGCGCTTGAGTCTGCTGAGATTGCAGTTGCGACTCCAGGCAGGATGCTTGACCATATTGACCGGGGAACTGTTGACCTTCGGGAGGTATTCATTCTTGTTCTGGATGAGGCGGACCTGATGCTTGACATGGGCTTTCTTCCCGATGTCGAGGACATAATCTACGAGTGCCCTGAAGACCGCCAGACAATGCTTTTTTCGGCCACGATGCCTTATGAAATCGAGGGGCTTTCAAAGAGGTTTTTGTGCGAGCCGACCAGGATTTCTGCAGGCGATTATGTTGACCCGAAGAAACTGAAGCAGATTTATTATGATGTTTATCCTGACAACCTGAAGTTCTCGCTTCTTGCCCACCTTCTGAAAGAGGAGCACCCTGGGCTTGTGATGATTTTTTGCAACACGAGAAGGAATGTCGATTTTGTTTCCGAGAATCTCAAAGCGCTTGGAATAGAGGCGCTTCCGATACACGGCGGATTTACTCAGAACAAGCGCGACACTGTGATGGAGAAATTTCACTCAAAGAAGGTCGGGGTTTTGGTTTGCACAGATGTTGCGGCAAGAGGGCTTGACGTTAAGGGCGTGTCCCACGTTTACAATTACGATTCCCCAAAGGACGCAAAAGAATATGTCCACCGGGCTGGAAGGACCGCTAGAGCCGGCAAAGAGGGAATGGTCATTAACCTTGTTTCCGGTAGGGACACCGATAATTTCAGGCAGGTTCTTAAGGAATATGAGTTTGAGATAGCGGAAACCAAGATGCCCTATGTGGAAAGGATTAGGTCAATAAGGACTGGCGACCAGCGAGGCGGGAGGTTTGATTCCAGGGGAGGCAGATTCGGCGGCAAAGATCAGGGTTATCGTTCTGAAGGCGGCAGGCCCGGAGATGACCGTGGCAGCCGTGGCGGAAGCTATGGAAGAAGCAGCTATGGAGACAGGTCCGGTCCGCGAGGAGGATTTAGTTCAGGCAGAAGCGGCGGAAACCCAGTTGGATTCAGGCCGTCCGGAAACGGAGGCCCAAGAACTGGCGGAAAAAGAACCTTCAGGCAAGGCGGCGAAGCAAGAGCCCCTCCCGAAATAAAGCGGGGAAAGGCAAGGCGGCCTACACACCAGAAAAGGGTTTATCGCGGCAGAAAATAA
- a CDS encoding N-6 DNA methylase: protein MEGITKSGSENLVKLLVQKYLDAKNEGKVNRFTEQDTKSNFIEPLFEYLGWDLRNFEEVTREEKVAKKRPDYGFRIKGVPKFFLEAKSFKEDINKPEFIQQAVNYAYHKGCTWAVLTNFREIKILNAEVKIVNPLHSQFMELYSESFLEDFGRLWMLSKESFEKGLLDKEAERWGKKTKKISIDKQLLSDFTRFRELLSKNATKQNQKLNVSEEELDEAVQRLLDRMIFIRSSEDRGLEGKELISRLREWQSSGRGGLDRSVKELFGYYNAQYDSRFFEGHLCDQLEIDDDAWKEVIEGLYSTKDRSVSYDFAAIEADILGNIYEQYLGHILKKTAKRANLTESKAKRKEQGIYYTPTYIVDYIVKNTLGELLKDKNVDIEKIRVLDPACGSGSFLIKAYDVLHGCYSKRQAAKAQSKLDLSDGLEATYSRKVKILENNIFGVDLDKQAVEIAQLNLLLKITEKGKRLPTLQKNIRNGNSLIDDEKVAGDKAFKWSEQFKDVMKEGGFDVVIGNPPYIRIQTLDKKDVDYFNNNYKSPTKNYDIYILFIEKALSLVKEEGLVGLILPHKFFQGEMGENIRKYIYETKSLHKIVDFTTNQVFEDAATYTCLLFLSKKKNDTFLYKKFSLGEDFTDLKNIEFERKSVELLKENKWNFGSDDTQKIISKIKSHKNSFLDITEKIFKGSSTGNDDIFLFDLVKENKDTSTVFSKQLNRNVEIEKSLLKPFVYGEDVRRYATLESKKRLLFPYHLTNSKMQLFTPQEMKVKYPMGYRYLNGLSEALGIRKIETDATNFYKYSAARSLPEYSKPKIMVPDMLISNRITYDEKGNFYHGPAIHSVVFSERVKGQNPLLYLAILNSKLFWFFISNTSTALRGNAYRLTPEFLNPFCFPTIDLNNQDNLKVHNDFVSLATKMLSLNKRLNELGEKITDERKKIEEEIKTTDKEIDSLVYKLYGLTEDEIRIVEESLGK, encoded by the coding sequence ATGGAAGGCATCACCAAGAGCGGCAGCGAAAACCTTGTAAAGCTTCTTGTTCAGAAATACCTTGACGCCAAAAATGAGGGAAAGGTCAACAGATTTACGGAGCAGGACACGAAGTCAAACTTTATAGAGCCGCTTTTCGAGTATCTGGGCTGGGACCTTCGTAATTTTGAGGAAGTAACTCGTGAGGAAAAGGTGGCTAAAAAAAGGCCGGACTATGGATTTCGCATTAAGGGCGTGCCGAAGTTTTTCCTTGAGGCAAAGTCCTTTAAGGAGGACATAAACAAGCCCGAGTTTATCCAGCAGGCGGTGAATTACGCTTACCACAAGGGCTGCACCTGGGCAGTTTTGACGAATTTCCGGGAGATAAAGATATTAAATGCCGAGGTCAAAATCGTAAACCCCCTTCATTCGCAGTTCATGGAGCTCTACTCTGAAAGCTTCCTTGAGGATTTTGGCCGGCTGTGGATGCTTTCAAAGGAAAGCTTTGAGAAAGGGCTTCTGGACAAGGAAGCTGAGAGGTGGGGAAAGAAGACCAAGAAAATATCGATTGACAAGCAGCTTCTTTCTGACTTTACCCGTTTCAGAGAGCTTTTGTCGAAAAATGCCACAAAGCAAAACCAGAAGCTTAATGTGAGCGAAGAGGAGCTTGACGAGGCGGTGCAAAGATTGCTTGACCGGATGATATTTATCCGAAGCTCTGAAGACAGGGGGCTTGAGGGAAAGGAACTTATTTCCCGGCTTAGGGAATGGCAAAGCAGCGGCAGGGGAGGCCTTGACCGGAGCGTCAAGGAGCTGTTTGGGTATTATAACGCCCAGTATGACAGCAGGTTTTTTGAGGGGCACCTCTGCGACCAGCTTGAAATCGATGACGATGCCTGGAAGGAGGTTATCGAGGGGCTTTACTCCACGAAAGACCGCTCTGTTTCCTACGACTTTGCCGCAATCGAGGCGGATATTTTGGGGAATATCTACGAGCAGTATCTTGGCCACATCCTGAAGAAAACCGCCAAAAGGGCTAACTTAACCGAGAGCAAGGCGAAACGCAAGGAGCAGGGAATTTATTACACCCCGACTTACATTGTTGATTACATTGTCAAAAATACCCTGGGCGAACTCCTTAAAGACAAGAACGTTGATATAGAGAAAATAAGGGTTCTTGACCCGGCCTGCGGCTCCGGATCATTTCTGATTAAGGCGTATGACGTTTTGCATGGCTGCTATTCCAAAAGACAGGCCGCAAAAGCCCAGTCGAAGCTTGACCTGTCAGACGGGCTTGAGGCGACCTATTCCCGGAAAGTCAAAATCCTTGAAAACAATATTTTCGGGGTGGACCTTGACAAGCAGGCCGTTGAAATCGCCCAGTTAAACCTGCTTCTCAAAATCACCGAGAAGGGAAAGCGCCTTCCCACTTTGCAGAAAAACATAAGGAACGGAAACTCCCTTATAGACGACGAGAAAGTTGCAGGCGACAAGGCGTTCAAGTGGAGCGAGCAGTTCAAGGATGTTATGAAGGAAGGCGGGTTTGACGTTGTGATTGGGAACCCGCCATATATCAGAATCCAGACTCTTGACAAGAAAGATGTTGATTACTTCAATAACAACTACAAATCTCCCACGAAGAATTATGACATCTACATTCTGTTTATTGAAAAGGCACTCAGTTTAGTAAAGGAAGAGGGGTTAGTCGGGCTAATTTTACCCCATAAATTCTTTCAAGGAGAAATGGGAGAAAATATCCGGAAATATATTTATGAGACAAAGTCTCTTCATAAAATTGTAGATTTTACTACAAATCAAGTTTTCGAAGATGCAGCCACTTATACATGCCTACTATTCCTATCAAAGAAGAAAAATGATACTTTTTTATACAAGAAATTTTCTTTAGGGGAAGACTTTACTGACTTGAAGAATATCGAATTTGAAAGAAAGAGCGTTGAGTTGTTGAAAGAAAACAAATGGAATTTTGGCAGTGATGATACTCAAAAGATAATATCTAAAATAAAATCTCATAAAAATTCATTTTTGGATATTACCGAAAAGATATTCAAGGGTTCTTCAACAGGCAATGATGACATATTTCTGTTTGACCTTGTGAAAGAAAATAAAGATACCTCGACTGTTTTTTCAAAGCAACTCAATAGAAATGTAGAGATTGAAAAATCTTTGCTTAAACCTTTTGTTTATGGAGAAGATGTGCGTAGATATGCAACCTTGGAAAGTAAAAAAAGATTATTGTTCCCATATCACTTGACAAATAGTAAGATGCAGTTATTCACCCCCCAAGAAATGAAAGTAAAATATCCCATGGGCTATCGATACCTGAATGGTTTAAGCGAAGCGTTAGGAATTAGGAAGATTGAGACGGATGCGACTAATTTCTACAAGTATTCGGCAGCACGCAGTTTGCCAGAATATAGTAAGCCAAAGATAATGGTTCCCGATATGCTGATCAGCAACAGGATAACTTACGACGAAAAAGGAAATTTTTATCATGGCCCCGCTATCCACAGCGTAGTGTTTAGCGAAAGAGTAAAGGGACAAAACCCCTTGCTATATTTGGCTATTTTAAATTCAAAATTGTTCTGGTTTTTTATATCCAATACAAGTACTGCTTTGAGAGGTAATGCTTATAGATTAACTCCTGAGTTTTTAAATCCCTTCTGTTTTCCTACTATTGACTTGAATAACCAAGACAATCTTAAAGTCCATAATGATTTTGTGTCTTTAGCGACTAAGATGCTCTCCCTCAACAAACGGCTAAATGAATTGGGAGAGAAAATCACTGACGAGAGAAAGAAAATCGAGGAGGAAATCAAAACCACAGATAAAGAAATCGACTCTCTCGTCTACAAGCTCTACGGATTAACCGAAGACGAAATCAGGATTGTCGAGGAGAGTTTGGGGAAATAG
- a CDS encoding nucleotidyltransferase family protein: MKSVIASYREIMRRKYKVKEIGLFGSYARGEQKKTSDIDLLVRFRENATLFDFVSLGDFLEEKLKKKVDLVSVGGVRKELEKNIQEELIRL; encoded by the coding sequence ATGAAGTCCGTGATAGCAAGTTACAGAGAGATAATGAGGCGAAAGTACAAGGTAAAGGAAATTGGGCTTTTCGGCTCTTATGCCCGAGGGGAACAGAAAAAGACAAGCGACATAGACCTTCTTGTCAGGTTCAGGGAAAACGCGACACTCTTTGATTTTGTAAGCCTCGGCGACTTTCTTGAAGAAAAGCTGAAGAAAAAAGTGGACTTGGTCTCTGTTGGAGGCGTGAGAAAGGAGCTTGAGAAAAACATCCAAGAAGAGCTTATCCGCCTATGA
- a CDS encoding beta-CASP ribonuclease aCPSF1 codes for MDYIKVVEQNLPDVSDARIHYEGSKIVVYTRNLNFFLTGEDKIRGIVDQIKKRIEVRIEPDTLPSTDDTIKKIKEIIPKDAGIEDISFEPDFSKVIISVRQPQIAVGESGETVKEIKKETLWIPFVQRVASPKSVPVEAIRKVLYESSKFRKKFLNDVGKQIYSAENKDTKWGRVSCLGGSREVGRSCFLLQTPNSKILMDCGLSTGATGEDQYPIFLSGEFDINSLDAIILSHAHLDHCGFIPYLYKMGFNGPLYCTTPTRELAALLQMDTIDIMQKDMGKSLYTSTDIKNMIKHTIPLKYKEITDITSDIRLIFENAGHLLGSAITHLNISNGKRNLIYTGDIKYSVSNLLDPAFTQFMRCECLIMESTYGGPNDLTPRLEDAEKDLVYAVEETAKRGGKVLIPSFAVGRGQEIMIILDKYGIDLPVYIDGMIWDASSIHSTYPKYLSYKLQRQIIEENKNPFESDKFIHVASRKERDQVIADQKPFVVLATSGMVNGGPIMEYIKKFGSDPKNTLVFVGYQAEGTIGRKIQRGDKVIETPDGEQVEINLQIKTIDGLSGHSDRKQLLNYIGHLKEKPQRLVVAHGEMSKCVNFADAAGKIFGIDAIAPWNLETFRFL; via the coding sequence ATGGATTATATCAAAGTCGTTGAGCAAAATCTCCCTGACGTTAGCGACGCCAGGATACACTACGAGGGAAGCAAGATTGTCGTATACACGAGAAATCTCAATTTTTTCCTCACAGGCGAAGACAAGATAAGGGGGATTGTGGACCAGATTAAAAAAAGAATAGAGGTAAGAATAGAGCCGGACACACTCCCTTCAACTGATGACACCATAAAGAAAATAAAGGAGATTATCCCAAAAGACGCAGGAATTGAAGACATTTCATTTGAGCCGGATTTCTCGAAAGTCATAATAAGCGTGCGCCAGCCGCAGATTGCAGTTGGCGAAAGCGGGGAGACCGTAAAGGAGATAAAAAAGGAAACGCTATGGATTCCATTTGTCCAGAGAGTCGCTTCCCCAAAGTCCGTGCCTGTCGAAGCCATAAGGAAAGTTTTGTATGAAAGCTCGAAGTTCCGGAAGAAATTCCTTAATGACGTCGGAAAGCAGATTTACAGCGCTGAAAACAAGGACACCAAATGGGGGCGCGTATCCTGCCTTGGCGGAAGCAGGGAAGTAGGAAGGTCATGCTTCCTCCTCCAGACCCCAAACTCAAAAATACTAATGGACTGCGGTCTGTCTACTGGCGCAACAGGGGAAGACCAGTACCCCATATTTCTCAGCGGCGAGTTCGACATAAACTCGCTTGACGCAATAATCCTGAGCCACGCGCACCTTGACCACTGCGGATTTATCCCTTACCTTTACAAAATGGGCTTTAACGGGCCTCTCTACTGCACTACCCCCACAAGGGAGCTTGCAGCCCTCCTCCAGATGGACACGATAGACATAATGCAAAAGGACATGGGAAAAAGCCTGTACACTTCAACTGACATAAAGAACATGATTAAGCACACGATACCGCTCAAATATAAGGAGATAACTGACATCACTTCCGACATCCGGCTTATTTTCGAGAACGCAGGGCACCTCCTTGGAAGCGCAATCACCCACCTCAACATTTCAAATGGAAAAAGAAACCTTATCTACACCGGTGACATCAAGTATTCTGTCTCAAACCTTCTTGACCCTGCATTCACCCAATTCATGCGCTGCGAGTGTTTGATAATGGAAAGCACTTACGGCGGGCCTAATGACCTAACGCCTCGGCTTGAAGACGCAGAAAAGGACCTTGTTTACGCAGTCGAGGAAACCGCAAAAAGAGGCGGAAAAGTTTTGATACCAAGCTTTGCGGTTGGAAGAGGCCAGGAGATAATGATAATACTTGACAAGTATGGAATAGACCTTCCGGTTTACATCGACGGAATGATTTGGGATGCGTCATCCATACACTCGACTTACCCCAAGTACCTGTCCTACAAGCTTCAGAGGCAGATTATAGAGGAAAACAAAAACCCATTCGAGTCGGACAAGTTCATCCATGTTGCAAGCAGAAAGGAGCGTGACCAGGTAATCGCAGACCAAAAGCCATTTGTGGTCCTGGCAACCTCCGGCATGGTAAACGGCGGGCCGATTATGGAATACATAAAGAAATTCGGCTCCGACCCTAAAAACACGCTTGTTTTCGTCGGTTACCAGGCGGAAGGCACGATCGGGAGAAAAATACAGAGAGGCGACAAGGTCATCGAAACCCCTGACGGCGAGCAGGTCGAAATCAACCTCCAGATAAAAACTATAGACGGGCTTTCCGGCCACTCAGACAGGAAACAATTGCTAAATTACATCGGCCACCTGAAGGAAAAGCCGCAGCGGCTTGTAGTAGCCCACGGCGAGATGAGTAAGTGCGTCAACTTCGCGGATGCTGCAGGCAAGATTTTCGGGATAGATGCAATAGCGCCGTGGAACCTTGAGACATTCAGGTTTTTGTAG
- a CDS encoding MBL fold metallo-hydrolase, whose amino-acid sequence MEISVLGGKNEIGGNKILVEHKGTRIFLDFGMSFAQAGKFYCEFLQPRKCAALKDFFELGLLPNLKGVYREDYIRHMGLPKEDKAIDAVFLTHAHTDHTQYLHFLRPDILIYSTKPTKIILEAMENTGIGSFSDYTTACEAFTFYRNTKGGLSRVTRRNQDFVKERVFNIMGENSPVKIGSLEVEMVPVDHSLPGACAYIVRSDEGNLVYTGDIRFHGSNGALTMDFVRKAKEAKPRWLLCEGTRIDSEDTTSESEVRSRISEEISGSKGMVFIEHPIRDTDRVNSIFQSAKQNKREFVVNLKLAYLISCLGNLAPFSLDEVKILIPPKSWGLICREGYGCEQVAQDYSEWERQFIGLKNSITYRELQKSPEKFAVSMNMWEIGQLVDIKPKGALWIKSSCEPFCEEMELDEERKKNWLEHFSIREAFAHASGHASGDEIRALIGEINAENLIPIHTEHPDMF is encoded by the coding sequence ATGGAAATCTCGGTTTTAGGCGGGAAAAATGAAATTGGCGGAAACAAGATTCTGGTCGAGCACAAGGGGACAAGGATTTTCCTTGACTTTGGCATGAGCTTTGCCCAGGCCGGAAAATTCTATTGCGAGTTCCTCCAGCCAAGAAAATGCGCCGCCCTCAAGGACTTTTTCGAGCTTGGCCTTCTCCCAAACCTCAAAGGGGTTTACAGGGAGGACTATATCCGCCACATGGGCCTGCCTAAAGAAGACAAGGCAATAGACGCTGTCTTTCTCACTCACGCGCACACTGACCACACGCAGTACCTGCATTTCCTGCGCCCTGACATTTTAATTTACTCGACAAAGCCCACAAAAATTATCCTTGAGGCGATGGAAAACACAGGAATAGGATCTTTCTCTGACTACACCACTGCCTGCGAGGCGTTTACTTTTTACAGGAATACCAAAGGCGGATTGTCAAGAGTTACAAGGAGAAATCAGGATTTTGTAAAGGAGAGAGTTTTTAACATAATGGGCGAAAACAGCCCGGTAAAGATTGGCTCCCTTGAAGTGGAAATGGTGCCTGTTGACCATTCCTTACCGGGCGCCTGCGCATATATTGTCCGCTCGGATGAGGGAAACCTGGTTTACACAGGAGATATCAGGTTTCACGGCTCGAATGGGGCCCTTACCATGGATTTTGTAAGAAAAGCAAAGGAAGCAAAGCCAAGGTGGCTTTTATGCGAAGGCACAAGGATTGACTCAGAGGACACAACCTCAGAAAGTGAGGTAAGAAGCAGGATTTCTGAAGAAATATCGGGCTCGAAGGGAATGGTTTTCATAGAGCACCCAATAAGGGACACTGACAGGGTTAATTCGATTTTCCAGTCGGCAAAGCAGAACAAGCGGGAGTTTGTAGTAAACCTGAAGCTTGCCTACCTGATAAGCTGCCTGGGGAATTTAGCTCCATTTTCCCTTGATGAAGTGAAAATTCTTATTCCCCCAAAAAGCTGGGGGCTTATCTGCAGGGAGGGATATGGCTGCGAACAGGTTGCCCAGGATTATAGCGAATGGGAGAGGCAATTCATTGGCCTTAAAAACTCGATAACCTACAGGGAACTCCAGAAAAGCCCGGAAAAGTTTGCAGTCTCCATGAACATGTGGGAGATAGGCCAGCTTGTTGACATCAAGCCAAAAGGCGCGCTATGGATAAAGTCTTCCTGCGAGCCGTTTTGTGAGGAGATGGAGCTTGATGAGGAGAGAAAGAAAAACTGGCTTGAGCACTTCTCAATAAGAGAAGCATTTGCCCACGCTTCAGGGCATGCATCAGGCGATGAAATAAGGGCATTAATCGGGGAAATAAATGCGGAAAATCTGATTCCAATCCACACGGAGCACCCCGATATGTTTTAG
- a CDS encoding ChaB family protein: MPHKSLTDLPPSVRRVLPKHAQEIYLKAFNSAWETYRDPRRIRNKESREEVASKVAWSAVKEKFVKDDLGTWVER, translated from the coding sequence ATGCCCCATAAATCCCTTACCGATTTGCCTCCCTCTGTCAGGAGAGTGCTCCCAAAGCATGCCCAGGAAATTTACCTGAAGGCATTTAACAGTGCCTGGGAAACCTACAGAGACCCAAGGAGGATTCGAAATAAGGAGAGCAGGGAGGAGGTTGCAAGCAAGGTCGCCTGGAGTGCGGTAAAGGAAAAATTTGTCAAGGACGATCTTGGGACCTGGGTTGAGCGATGA
- a CDS encoding DUF2283 domain-containing protein, which produces MVDFGYSIEGDVLEVFREGEKVDYSVELFEDYFIDIGSNGKIVGLEIINASSALGVDKKDLQKIRKAELHASDAKGGKKIVFILKVDKAEIKSQIMLPALTA; this is translated from the coding sequence ATGGTTGATTTTGGGTATAGCATCGAGGGCGACGTCCTTGAAGTCTTCAGGGAGGGCGAAAAAGTGGATTACAGTGTGGAGCTTTTCGAGGACTACTTTATCGACATCGGCTCAAACGGAAAAATCGTGGGCCTCGAGATAATTAACGCATCCTCCGCCCTTGGAGTTGACAAAAAAGACCTCCAGAAAATCAGGAAGGCGGAGCTTCACGCTTCAGACGCAAAAGGCGGGAAAAAAATCGTGTTTATCCTCAAAGTGGATAAAGCCGAGATAAAAAGCCAGATAATGTTGCCTGCCCTTACCGCCTAA
- a CDS encoding HD domain-containing protein, translating to MNEIVDKVIEFASKHYQKSDGIHGISHAKTTAKFAEVLAKAEGANVENCVMAAWLHDIARKKEWVVETPEENHGVWAARLSRPFLESLGLSGADIGEICTALSEHCLPGKQTTLASKILWDSDKLNHFDKEREKEYLKYLAKEQGTPEKARQTEEKIRAGYIKHFQTKTARELSGQN from the coding sequence ATGAACGAAATAGTTGATAAGGTGATTGAGTTTGCGTCCAAGCACTACCAGAAATCTGACGGGATTCATGGAATAAGCCACGCAAAAACCACCGCAAAATTCGCCGAGGTTCTTGCCAAAGCCGAAGGGGCAAATGTGGAAAATTGCGTGATGGCTGCCTGGCTTCACGACATTGCCCGGAAAAAGGAGTGGGTGGTTGAAACCCCGGAAGAAAACCACGGCGTCTGGGCAGCTCGCCTTTCAAGGCCTTTTCTTGAGTCTCTTGGGCTTTCAGGGGCAGATATTGGCGAAATCTGCACTGCACTAAGCGAGCACTGCCTCCCGGGAAAGCAGACAACGCTCGCCTCAAAAATCCTCTGGGACTCCGACAAATTAAACCATTTTGACAAGGAGAGGGAAAAAGAGTACCTGAAATACCTAGCTAAAGAGCAGGGAACTCCTGAGAAAGCGCGCCAGACTGAGGAGAAAATAAGGGCGGGCTACATTAAGCATTTCCAGACAAAAACCGCCCGGGAACTTTCAGGCCAGAATTAG